The Shinella zoogloeoides genome contains the following window.
CTCGCGCGGGTTCACGCGGCCCGGCGGGCGCGTGGAAAATCGGAAAACTGGGAAATGATGTCGCGCAATTCTGACGCGGTTCTCGAAAAATGACGGAACCGCTATCGCCCCACGGCCGGGGCGCGACGCGACCAAGCCGAGGGGCTAGTGTCCTGCGAGAGGAAACAGCCGTTTCAGAAATCGGGCAAGGTCGTGCGTCGTCATCATGCCCTTATGATGGGGTGAGGGCACGGGTAAAGTCAAGGGCGGTGGCCGATGGCGCGGCCGAACGCCGCCCCTGCGACGCCCTGTCGGTTTGACAGAAGCCAGCTATGGGCGGATAGCTCGTTGAGTCGGAACGAACGAGGCCCTGCGATGATCGAAGACCTTCTTGCCAGAAACAAGGCGTGGTCCGCCGAGCGCAAAGCGGAGAAGGCGGACTATTTCGAGCGCCTGTCGAAGCTGCAGCAGCCGGACTATCTCTGGATCGGCTGTTCCGACAGCCGCGTGCCGGCCAATGTGATCGCCGGGCTGGAGCCGGGCGAGGTCTTCGTCCACCGCAACGTCGCCAACCTCATCCACCCGGCCGATCTCAACATGCTGTCGGTGGTCGAATATGCCGTGCATCAGCTCGGCGTGAAACACATCATCATCTGCGGGCACTATGGCTGCGGCGGCATCCGCGCGGCGGTCAGCGGCGAGCGCTTCGGGCTGATCGACCATTGGCTGCAGCCCGTGCGCGACGTGGCGGACCGGCGCTTCGAATGCCGGGAATGCGGCGCCTGGAGCGACGCGGATCTCGACCGGCTCTGCGAGGCGTCCGTCGCCGCGCAGGTCGAGCGCCTCGCCCGCACGCCGACCCTCACGGCCGCCTGGCAGGCGGGCCGCGACGTATCGATCCATGGCTGGGTCTACGGCTTGCAGGACGGGCTGCTTTCTGATCTCAAATGCACGGTGCGCGGCAACCGGGGAGGCTAGTTCATGTCCGTCAGGATCAAGCGCGTCTATGACGAGCCGGCGGCGGACGACGGCGAGCGCATCCTTGTCGACCGGCTCTGGCCGCGCGGGATATCGAAGGAAAAGGCGGCGTTCGACGAGTGGATGAAGGAGGTCGCGCCGACCTCCGAACTGCGCAAGTGGTTCGACCATCGGCCGGAGCGCTGGGACGAGTTCAAGGAACGCTATCGCGCCGAGCTGCAGGACAATCCGGCGGTCGAGGCGCTTCGCGCGCGCATCGCGGCCGGCAAGGTGACGTTGCTCTACGGGTCGCGCAACCGCGAATTCAACCATGCCGCCGTGCTCGCCGATTTCCTGGCGGAGAAGGCCTGAGACCGTGCGGTCTCCAGCGGTAGAATTCATTTGTCAGGGGCAGCCGCCCCCGTTAATTTTCATCCGACCGACAGAGGAGTGGCATCGATGACCGAGCGAACGACGAATGAAGTTCAACCGGAAACCGTTGCCGCGGCGCATGGCGTGGCGAGCGATACCGCCTTCGGCGCGATCGCGCCGCCGCTCTATCTGTCCAGCACCTATCAGTTCGCCGATTTCGATACGCCGCGCGCCTATGACTACGGCCGTGTCGGCAACCCGACGCGGGATCTGCTGGCCGAGGCGATCACAAAGCTGGAGGGCGGGGCCGGCGCGGTGCTGACGCCGAGTGGCATGGCGGCGGTGGATATTCTCCTGACCCGGCTGCCCGTCGGCAGCCTCGTTCTCGCGCCGCACGATTGTTACGGCGGCACGATGCGGCTCCTGAAAGCGCGCGCCGGGCTGGGCCAGCTCCGTCTCGCGCTGGTGGACCAGTCGGACCACGCGGCGTTTACGGTGCAGCTTGCCGGCAAGCCGGCGCTGGTGCTGATCGAGACGCCGAGCAATCCGCTGATGCGGATCGTCGATATCGCGGCGCTGTCCGCGCTTTCGCGGGCGGCTGGCGCGCGCGTCGTCGTCGACAACACCTTCCTGTCGCCGGCCTTGCAGAAGCCGCTGTCCCTCGGCGCGGACTATGTGCTGCATTCGACGACGAAATTCCTGAACGGCCATTCGGACGTCATCGCCGGGGCGGTGATCGCCGCCGATGGAGGCGAGGCCCGCGCGCTGCGCCACTGGGCGAATGTGACGGGGGCCATCGCCGCTCCCTTTGACTCCTGGCTGACGCTGCGCGGCCTTCGAACCCTCTTTGCCCGCATGGCCGGGCAGGAGAGGAACGCCATGGCGATTGCCGAACGGCTCGTCGCCCATCCCGCCGTCGCCCGCGTGCATTATCCCGGCCTTGCCGACCACCCGGACCATGCGCTTGCCCGGCGTCAGCAGCAGGGTTTCGGCGCCATGATGAGCTTCGAGCTTGCCGGCGGCGTGGAGGCGGTGCAGCGCTTCGTGCGGGCGGTCAAGGTCATCACGCTCGCTGAATCGCTCGGCGGGGTCGAAAGCCTCGTCGCCCATCCTGCGACCATGACCCATGTCGATATGGGGCCGGAGGCGCGCGCCCGGGCCGGCATCGGCGACGGCCTGCTGCGGCTTTCCATCGGGCTGGAACATGTCGATGATCTTCTGGCCGGGCTGGAAACGGGGCTTTCGGCCTGCTGAAGCCGACCGGGGAGGGTGCGATGGCCGACGACGAGACAAACGATTTCGCTTCCCCCGCCTGTTTCCTGCACGAGATAGACCCGGCCTATTCCGGCCTTTCCGCATCCATGGCCTGGGCGGATGTGAACCGCTGGCGCAAGGCCGAGCGGGAGCGGTTGATCGCCGAGCGCCTCGCCGTGCCGGCGGATGTGCGGGCTGGCTGGGGCGAGATCATCGCGGCGGGCGTGCTCGCGGAAATTGGCGATGTCTCGGGCCTCATCGTCAGCGCCTACTGGCCGTTTCGCGGCGAGCCGGATTTCCGCCCCTTCATGGAAGAGGTCGCCGCGCGGGGCGGGCGCACCGCCCTGCCGGTCGTGGTCGAGAAGGGGCAACCGCTGGAATTCCATCTCTGGCAGACGGGGGAGGCGCTGTCGCGCGGCGTCTGGAACATCCCGATCCCGGCGGAGCGGCGGCCATGCATGCCGGATATCGTCATCTCGCCGGTCGTCGGCTACGATCCGGCCTGCTACCGGCTCGGCTATGGCGGCGGGTTCTTCGACCGCACACTCGCCGCCCTGCCGGCAAGGCCGCGCGTCATCGGCATCGGCTACAGCATGGCGAGGCTCGCCACGATCCATCCGCAGGCGCACGATATCCCGATGGATCTGATCGTCACGGAAGCCGGCACCGTCCGCCCTCAGGCGGACGTTTCCACGGTGCGCGCGTTGACGTAGAGCGCCTTTCCGGCGAACCAGCCATTGATGGCGGCCCCGAGGCCGAGCAGCACGATCAGCACGGCGCTCCAGGCGAAGCTTCCCGTCCAGCCGCGAATGAGGCCGACGACCAGCGGGCCGATGGCGGCGAGCAGGTAGCCGACGCATTGCGCCATGCCGGAAAGATGCGCCGCCATGTGCGGATCGCGCGTGCGCAGCACGATGACGGTCATCGCCACGGCGATCAGCCCGCCCTGGCCGATGCCCTGCAGCACGGCCCAGAACCACACGGTCGAGAGCGGGGCGAAGAGCAGGCCGAGAAGGGCGACGACGGCGAAGCCGCAGAGCGTGACGTTGATCAGCCGCTGGTCCCTGCCGCGCACGGCAAGATGCGGCGCGACGAGGCAGGACGCCGCCTGCACCATGACCGAGACGGAGACGATGGCCCCGGCTGTCACGCCGTCCAGCCCGCGTTCGCGCAGGATCGGCACCAGCCAGCCGAAGACGCAATAGGCGAGCGCCGATTGCAGGCCCATGAAGAGCGTGACGTGCCAGGCGAGCCGGTCGCGCCACAGGCCCTCCACGCGGAAGCCGACGCGCTTCACCTGCGAGCGGGTGGCAAGGACCTGCGGCAGCCAGAGCAGGCCGACGAGAAGGGTGGGCAGCGCCCAGATCGCCAGCGCCCCGTCGAGCGAGCCGCCCAGCGCATGTTCGACGGGCAGCGTCAGCCCGGCGGCGCTGGCCGCGCCGGCGCAGAGCGCCATCGTGTAGAAGCCGGTCATCATCGCCGCCTTGTCCGGGAAGTCGCGCTTGACGAGGCCGGGCAGCAGCACATTGCCGACCGCGATGCTGGCGCCCGCCAGCGCCGTGCCGAGGAAGAGCAGCGGAATGGAGGAGAGGCCGCGCAGCGCCGTGCCGAGCGCCAGCAGGAAGACGACGGCGAGCAGCGTGCGCTCGGTGCCGATGCGCTGGGCAAGACGCGGCGCGAGCGGCGAGAACAGGCCGAGGCAGACCACGGGAAGCGTGGTCAGCAGGCTCGCCCCGGTGGGCGAGAGGCCGAGCACGTCGCGGATTTCCGGCAGCAGCGCCGAGGCGCTGGAAAAGACGGGGCGCAGGTTGAAGGCGATGAGCACGAGGCTGGCGCCGAGCAGGAAGCGCGCGAAGCCCTTCGGCCGGTGCGGCTCGGGTGCGGGCACGCTGTCGGCCTCGGCGTCGATCAGGTCGATGGAGCCGGGATCGTCGGGGAGGGGATGGGTCATGAAAGAAGCAATCGGTCGAGGGTGGAAAGGACGGGCGCCATGAAGCGGCGCACGGCGGCATCCGCCGTGTCGGGATCGCCGCTTTCGATGGCGTCGACGATGGCGGCATGGGCGGCCATGTCGGGTTCGGGCAGGTCTTCGCGCAGGCTCGCCTCGATGGTCTCGGCGATTAGCGTGGAGAAGAAATCGTACATGCCGATGAGCACGGCATTCTGCGAGGCGGCGATCACGGCCTGATGGAAGGCGAGGTCGCGGGCGATGAAGGCCGCCTTGTCGCCGCCCTCGTAATTGCCGCGCTCGGCAAGAAGCGCGCGCAGGCCGGCAATCACAGCCGGCGTCCGGCGCAGCGCCGCAAGCCGCGCCGCCTCCGCATCGAGCGCAAGGCGGGCCTCGAACTGGTCGCGCAGCCCGGCGCGGCGGGCCATGGTGAGGGGGCGCGTGGTGTCGGCGGTGGAGAGCACATAGGTGCCGGACCCCTGCCGCGTCTCGAGGATGCCCTGCGAGACGAGGACGCGCACCGCCTCGCGCACGGTGCCGCGGCTGACGGAGAGCATGGCCGAAAGCGTCGCCTCGTTCGGCAGCTTTTCGCCGATCGTCCAGCGACGGGCGAGGATTTCGGCGCGGATCGTCTCCGCGGCGGTATCGGCGAGATTGGTCTTGCTGAGGGAATGCATGGATAGTCACCAAGTCATCGGATGACTTGGTGACTATCGTCTTTTCGGAGAAAGGTCAAAGCCCTTTCCGCTGCCCGGCGGCGTTTGTGCGCCGCCGGGATGGGTCGTTACTGCTTGCGCGGCCAGGTGTCGGCGAGGCGGTAGCCGGCCGGCCATGGGTCGGACGGATCGAGCATGACCTGGCTGGTGCCGGTGATCCAGGCGCGGCCGGAGATTTCCGGGATGATGGCCGGGCGGCCGCCCACGGTCGTTTCCCCGACGATGCGGCAGTCGAAGCGCGAATCGAGGATCGAATAGCCGGAGAAGGCCTGGCCGACCTTGATCTGGCCGCGGGCATGCAGCACCGCCATGCGCGCCGAGCAGCCGGTGCCGGTGGGCGAGCGGTCGAGCTTGGCGGGCTGGATGACCACCGTGTTGCGGCCGTGCAGCGCGCCGTCGCGCTCCTCGACCGGCAGGGTGAGTTGGCAGAAGGAGATGTGGTTCCATTCCGGGTTTTCCGGATGGGTGAAGCCGAGCTGCTCGTTGGCCGCCCTGGTGATGCGGATGCCGGTCTCGGCCAGTTCCCGCGCCTCGTCCGGCGTCACGGCGAAGCCGAGCGCGCGGGCGTCGGCGAAGACGAAGCTGTCGCCGCCATAGGCGGTGTCGACGGTGAGCGTGCCGAGGCCTTCCACTTCAAGCTTGGCATCCAGCTTGTCTGCGAAGGAGGGAACGTTGGTGACGGTGATGCGCTCGGCCTTGCCGTTGCGGCAGGCGGCGACGACATTGACGAGGCCGCCCGGCGCTTCCAGCACCATATGGGTTTCCGGCTCGACCATGGGCACGATGCCGCTGTCGAGCAGCACGGTGGAGACGCAGATCGAGTTGGAGCCGGACATCGGCGGCGTGTCTTCCGGCTCCATGATGATGAAGCCCATCGTGGCGCGCGGATCCTTCGGCGGAACCAGCAGGTTGATATGGCGGAAGACGCCGCCGCGCGGCTCGTTCAGCACGAAGTTGCGTAGCGTCTGGTCCTCGGCGATGAACTTGCGCTGTTCCCACAGCGTCTTGCCGGGCGGCGGGGCGACGCCGCCGACGATGACGTCGCCCACCTCGCCCTCGGCGTGGCAGGAGACGATATGGATGACCTTGCTGCTGCGCATGGCGCTTCCTCCGGTTTCAGGTTGCAGGGCGGCGATGCGGACGGCCCGACCGACGCGATGGCTCTTTCATAGAAAAATTGGATCCAATATACAATTGGCTTTTTATCGATGGCCCCGCCGGCGGCCGCATGTTGCCCCGCTGCGGGATTCCACCTATGACCATAGCTCCATTTTCAGGGGTCGGACGTGATGAAATTTGCCGCCGTCGATGTCAGGCAGGCCGCTTCCGCGGCCGACATCGTCTATGAATCGCTGCGCAAGGCGATCATCGAGGGCGCGCTTGCCGAGGGCGAGAGCCTGCGGCAGGAAGAGATCGCGCAGATGTTCAACACCAGCCGCATCCCCGTGCGCGAGGCGCTGTCGCGGCTGGAGCAGCACGGCCTCATCACCACCCAGCGCTACAAGGGCGCCGTCGTCGCGGGCCTCTCCATCGAGGAGATCGCGGAGATATTCGAGTTCCGCGCGCTGATCGAGGCCGAGGTGATGCGCCTTGCCGTGCCCAATCTCGACCGGGAGGTGCTGGACCGGGCGCGGCGCTATTGCGACGCCTTCGACCGGGAGACGGACCCGCATCGCTGGGGCGAGATCAACCGCCATTTCCACACCAGCCTCTATGAAGCCGCGCACCGCCCCTACTATCTGCAGAACGTGCGCTCCTCGCTCGACCGGATCGACCGCTATCTGCGCGCCCAGCTCACCTTCACCGACGGCGTGCCGCGCGCCGGCCGCGAGCACGAGGCGATCCTTGCCGCCTGCGAGAAGGGCGATGCGGACCTTGCCTCGCGGCTGACCCGCGATCATGTGCTCGACGCGGGCAAGTCGCTGATGGCCTTCCTGCGGGAACAGCGGGGCTGATTGCGGGCCGGGTCTGCCGCCCTGCTTTTTGCCGCTTCGCGGCCCCTTGACTCCGCTTTTGTCAAAATGCCCTTTTTAACCGATTGATAGCGCGGCCAGAGAATTGTATTTCTTTTGTCGACAAGAGGATTTTCCATGACGGCCAAAGATTCCAGTTCCCTGCCCGAGCGCAAGCGCGGCTCCGGCGTCAAGATGGTCTACGACCTGCTGCGTGACGAGATTCTCGACCTGAAGCTCGCGCCGGGCAGCCCGATCGACGAGGTGCAGCTTGCCGAGCGGTTCAAGATGTCGCGCACGCCGATCCGCGAGGCCCTGGTGCGGCTGGCCGGCGAGGGACTGATCGAGACCCTGCCGAACCGCTCGACCATGGTGTCGAACATCGACTTCCTGAACCTTCACACCTTCTTCGACGCGATGGTGCTGATGTACCGGGTGACGACGCGGCTTGCGGCGCAGAACCACCGGCCGGAGGACCTCGCCATCATCCGCGGTTTCCACGAGGATTATGCGGCGGCACTGACGGGGCGGGATTCGCTGACGATGATCGCCACCAACGCGGCCTTCCACGCCGCCATCGCCGAGGCCGGCCGCAATCCCTATTTCACCGGCCTGTTCCGCCGGCTGCTCGACGAGGGGCGGCGTATCCTGCAGCTCTATTACCAGTCCTATGAGGAGCAGTTCCCGCAGCGCTTCGTGGAGGAGCACGCCGCGATCATCGCCGCCATCGAGGCGCGCGACATCGAGGAGGCGGACCGGCTCGGCAAGACCCATGCGGAAGCCATCGTCGCGCAGGTGCAGAAGCTTTTCAGCCGGAACGACAGGCTCGATATCGCGCTCTGAGTTTTTGTATTTTTCTTGTCGACAAATAAAATACAAGCTGCTATACCCATCATCGAGAGAGGGGGAGGGTTCGTGCATCGTGCCGACCGCCTCGTCGCCAGAACCGCCCAAAGGAGATCGACATGAAGGCCAAGATTTTTTCCGGTGTCATTCCCGCCCTGATGACCCCCTGCAAGGACGACCGCTCGCCGGACTTCGACGCGCTGGTCCGCAAGGGCAAGGAGCTTATCGCCAAGGGCATGTCCGCCGTCGTCTATTGCGGCTCCATGGGTGACTGGCCGCTTCTGACGGACGAACAGCGCATGGAAGGCGTCGAACGCCTCGTCAAGGCCGGCATCCCGGTCATCGTCGGCACCGGCGCCGTCAACACCGCTTCGGCCGTCGCCCACGCCGCCCACGCCCAGAAGGTCGGCGCGCAGGGCCTCATGGTCATCCCTCGCGTCCTGTCCCGCGGCTCCGTCGTCGCCGCCCAGAAGAACCACTTCAAGGCGATCCTGTCGGCTGCCCCGGACCTGCCGGCCGTCATCTACAACAGCCCCTATTACGGCTTCGCCACCCGCGCCGACCTGTTCTTCGCCCTGCGCCAGGACCACAAGAACCTCGTCGGCTTCAAGGAATTCGGCGGCGCCGCCGACATGCGCTATGCCGCGGAAAACATCACCAGCCGCGACGATGACGTCTCGCTGATGATCGGCGTCGACACCTGCGTCTTCACCGGCTTCGTCGATTGCGGCGCCGTCGGCGCGATCACCGGCATCGGCTGCGTGCTGCCGAAGGAAGTGCTGCACATGTGCGCCCTCGCACGGGCTGCCGCCGCCGGCGACCCGGATGCCCGCGCCCGCGCGCTGGAACTGGAATCGGCGCTTGCCGTCCTCTCGTCCTTCGACGAAGGCCCGGACCTCGTTCTCTACTTCAAGCACATGATGGTTCTGAAGGGCGACAAGGAATACACGCTGCACTTCAACGAAACCGACGCCCTCTCCGACAGCCAGCGCGGCTATGTCGAATCCCAGCTCAAGCTGTTCGACACCTGGTATGCCGAATGGAGCAAGCTGCCGGGCGCCGTGCAGAAGTACAAGGCCTGAGCTTCAGGTTCCTCCCAATGAGAAAAGCCCTCCGCAAGGAGGGCCTTTTTTGTTTCCTGAGAGAGTGCCGCCCTTTTCCTCCGTCATATTCGGCCATGAGGCCGGGAGGATGACAGCGGGTGGAGCGCGGCAGGGCCGGAAAGCGAAAAGGCCCTCCTTTCGGAGGGCCTTTCTCTTGTGCGTGGCGAGAGGGCGGCGCGCGGTCAGGAGACCGCGTCGAGGCCCTTGTCCAGCAGGCGGTCGAGCTGCTCCATCTCGGCGGCGGTCAGCGTGACCCCGGCCGTCTCGGAGGTCTTGCGGGCGACGAAACGGCGCTGGGAGGGAAGGCGTGCGCCCTGGCCGACGATGGCTTCGAAGAGGGTTTCGGCGCGGGCGAAGGGATCGCCCGGGCGGCCCTTGGCGAAGGCTTCCGGCGACATGGCGATGATGAGTTCGCCGTGGAACGGCGCGAGCGTCGTGGTGCCGAGATAGTCGAGCACTTCAGGGCTGGTCAGGTCGCCGATCATGATGCCGGCCAGAAGCTCGATCATCGTGCCGATGGCCGAGCCCTTGTGGCCGCCGAAGGGCAGCATGGCGCCGGCGAGCGCGGCTTCCGGGTCGGTGGTCGGGTTGCCTTCGGCGTCGATCGCCCAGCCTTCCGGAAGCTGCTTGCCGGCACGGCGGTGCAGCTCGATCTCGCCGCGGGCGGCGACGGAGGTGGCGAAGTCGAAGACGTAAGGGCTGCCGTTCGGGCGCGGCCAGCCGAAGGCGAAGGGGTTGGTGCCGAGCAGCGGCTTGTTGCCGCCGGTAGGCGCGACGGTGGCATAGCTCGGGCACATGACGAGACCGGCAAGGCCTTCATTGGTCACGGCCTCGACTTCCGGCCAGAGCGCGGAGAAATGGGTGCAGTCGTTGATGACGAGCGCGGCGATGCCGAGTTTTCGCGCACGTTCGGCGAGCACGGGAACGCCAAGCTCGAAGGCCGGGTTGGCGAAGCCGCCTTTGGCATTGACCTTGACGATGGCCGAGCCTTCGTTGCTGTCGAGTTCCGGCACGGCGTCGGCCTTGACCTTGCCGGCCTTGACGGTGCGCAGCGCGCCCTCGATGCGGTAGATGCCGTGCGACTTGCAGGCGTCCCGCTCGCCGGCGACGATGACGCGGGCAAGCGCGCCGGCCTGCACGCCGTTGAGGCCAGCCTTCAGGAAGATGGCTTCGACGCGCTCGTGCAGCGCGGCAATCGACAAGGTGGTGGTTTGCGTCATCTTTCGTCTCTTCAGGCTGGTGCCGACCCATGCAGGTTGGCGATTGAACATTTGCATACATAGAGTATACAAGATTTCGACAAGTGCAATTCGCCGCGCCGACTCCTATATCGGGCCAGCATCATTCCGCAAGAAAGGTACGTCAAATGGCTTTCACCCCCAACGGTAAACATCTCGTCGCCGGGCAATGGCTCGATGGCAACGGCACCTTCACCTCCTCGCCGGCCCATGGCCCGGCGCATGCCTTCGCCGTCGGCACGGTGGAACTGGTGAACCGCGCCGCGGAAGCCGCGGAAGAAGCCTTCCTCAGCTACGGTTATTCCTCGCGTGCGACCCGCGCCGCCTTCCTGCGCGCCATCGCCGACGAGATCGAGGCCCGCGCGGACGCCATCACCGAGATCGGCACGCAGGAAACCGGCCTGCCGGTCGCGCGCCTTCAGGGCGAGCGCGGCCGCACGACCGGCCAGCTCCGCCTCTTCGCCGACCATGTCGAGAAGGGCGAATATCTCGACCGCCGCTTCGACGCGGCCCTGCCGGAGCGCCAGCCGCTGCCGCGCCAGGAAATCCGCCTGATCCAGCGGCCGATCGGCCCGGTCGCCGTCTTCGGCGCGTCCAACTTCCCGCTCGCCTTCTCCACGGCCGGCGGTGACACCGCCGCCGCGCTCGCCGCCGGCTGCCCGGTCGTCGTCAAGGGGCACTCGGCCCATCCCGGCACGGGCGAGATCGTCGCCGAAGCCGTGCTTGCCGCCATCGAGAAGACCGGCGTGCATCCGGGCGTCTTCTCGCTCATCCAGGGCGGCAATCGCCAGGTCGGCGAGGCCGTCGTGCAGCATCCGCTGATCAAGGCCGTCGGCTTCACCGGGTCGCTGGCCGGTGGCCGCGCGCTCTTCAACCTCTGCGCCGCCCGTCCCGAGCCGATCCCGTTCTTCGGCGAACTCGGCTCGGTCAACCCGATGTTCCTGCTGCCGGAAGCCGTGAAGGCCCGTGCGGAAGGTCTCGGCCAGGGCTGGGCAGGCTCGCTCACCATGGGCGCCGGCCAGTTCTGCACCAATCCGGGCATCGCCATCGTGGCCGACGGCCCGGATGCCGACCGCTTCACGGCCGCCGCCGTCGAAGCCCTCGGCAAGGTCGGCGCGCAGACCATGCTGACGGACGGCATCGCCAAGGCCTATCACGACGGTCAGGCGCGCTTCGAAAGCCGCAACACGGTCAAGCCGCTGTTCACCACGCAATCCGCCGGCCGCGACGCGCTGCCGAACCTCTTCGAGATCTCGGGCGAACAGTTCCTCGCCGACCATGCGCTCTCGGAGGAAGTCTTCGGCCCGCTCGGCCTCGTCGTGCGCGTCGGCTCGGTCGATGAGATGGAGCGGCTTGCCCGCAACTTCGAAGGCCAGCTCACGGCGACCATCCACATGGATGCCGGCGACCTCGAAGACGCCAAGCGCCTGCGCCCGGTCCTCGAGCGCAAGGCCGGCCGCGTGCTGGTCAACGGCTTCCCGACCGGCGTCGAAGTCGTGGATTCCATGGTGCATGGCGGCCCGTATCCGGCCTCGACGAATTTCGGCGCGACGAGCGTCGGCACGATGTCGATCCGCCGCTTCCTGCGCCCGGTTTCCTACCAGAACATGCCGGAAGGCCTGCTGCCGGAAGATTTCCTCAACTGATTCAATCCGCTGATTTTCCAGCGGGCCGGGCTTCCCAGGGGAGGCCCGGCCCATTTATTTTATCGATCAGGGATATACTTTTTGTATATTTCTTGTATTTTGAAAATCGGGTTTACGCTCCGGCGCAGGACGGACCTCCGCCCGCGTGAACTGCCAGATCAATCCAGGGAGAGAGAGAAATGAAGAAGACCTCGGTCCTCGCCTTCGGCCTCGTTGCCGCCACCGCCCTCACCAGCCCGGCCAAGGCCGACAAGCTGGACGACATCATCTCGTCCGGCACGCTGCGCTGCGCCGTCGTTCTCGACTTCCCGCCGATGGGCGCGCGCGACGAGAACAACAACCCGATCGGCTTCGACGTCGACTATTGCAACGACCTCGCCAAGGCGCTCGGCGTCACGGCCGAAATCGTCGAAACGCCCTTCCCGGAACGTATCCCGGCCCTGATGTCCGGCCGCGTCGACGTCGGCGTCGCCTCGACCTCCGACACGCTGGAACGCGCCAAGACGGTCGGCATGTCGATCCCCTACTTCGCCTTCGAAATGGCCGTCACGGCCAATGACAAGTCGGGCATCAAGTCCTTCGAGGACATGAAGGGCAAGACGGTTGGCGCCACCGCCGGCACGTTCGAGGCCATCGCGCTCGAAAAGACGATGAAGGAATTCGGCGCCGGTGAATTCCGTCCGTACCAGACCCAGGCCGACGTCTTCCTGGCGCTGAGCCAGGGCCAGATCGACGCCACGGTTTCCACCTCGACCGTCGCCCAGGCCACCGTCAAGAGCGGCAAGTTCCCCGGCATCTCCGTCGTCGGCAAGGCGCCCTACGACATCGACTATGTCGCGCTCTTCACCAACCGCGAAGAATACGGCCTGATCAACTACCTGAACCTGTTCGTCAACCAGCAGGTCCGCACCGGCCGCTACAAGGAACTCTACGAGAAGTGGGTCGGTGGCGAGCTTCCGTCGCTTTCGGTCGACGGCGTTTATCGCTAATCTGCCGTCTTGAAGGCGGCGCGGGAGTCTCTTCCGCGCCGCTGATCGTTTCCGAGGGGTGAGACGGCAATGTTCAGTTATTCCTTCCATTGGAACCAGGCCTTCAAGGCCCTGCCACAGATGCTCGAGGGCGCGCTCGTCACGCTGCAGATCGCGATCCTCTCCATGGCCATCGGCCTGGTGGTCGCCCTGGCGCTGACGCTCTTCCGCATGTCCGGCAACCGCATTCTCAATGGCTTCGCCACCGCCTGGGTCGAGATCGCG
Protein-coding sequences here:
- a CDS encoding GntR family transcriptional regulator; translation: MTAKDSSSLPERKRGSGVKMVYDLLRDEILDLKLAPGSPIDEVQLAERFKMSRTPIREALVRLAGEGLIETLPNRSTMVSNIDFLNLHTFFDAMVLMYRVTTRLAAQNHRPEDLAIIRGFHEDYAAALTGRDSLTMIATNAAFHAAIAEAGRNPYFTGLFRRLLDEGRRILQLYYQSYEEQFPQRFVEEHAAIIAAIEARDIEEADRLGKTHAEAIVAQVQKLFSRNDRLDIAL
- a CDS encoding dihydrodipicolinate synthase family protein, with protein sequence MKAKIFSGVIPALMTPCKDDRSPDFDALVRKGKELIAKGMSAVVYCGSMGDWPLLTDEQRMEGVERLVKAGIPVIVGTGAVNTASAVAHAAHAQKVGAQGLMVIPRVLSRGSVVAAQKNHFKAILSAAPDLPAVIYNSPYYGFATRADLFFALRQDHKNLVGFKEFGGAADMRYAAENITSRDDDVSLMIGVDTCVFTGFVDCGAVGAITGIGCVLPKEVLHMCALARAAAAGDPDARARALELESALAVLSSFDEGPDLVLYFKHMMVLKGDKEYTLHFNETDALSDSQRGYVESQLKLFDTWYAEWSKLPGAVQKYKA
- a CDS encoding Ldh family oxidoreductase, producing MTQTTTLSIAALHERVEAIFLKAGLNGVQAGALARVIVAGERDACKSHGIYRIEGALRTVKAGKVKADAVPELDSNEGSAIVKVNAKGGFANPAFELGVPVLAERARKLGIAALVINDCTHFSALWPEVEAVTNEGLAGLVMCPSYATVAPTGGNKPLLGTNPFAFGWPRPNGSPYVFDFATSVAARGEIELHRRAGKQLPEGWAIDAEGNPTTDPEAALAGAMLPFGGHKGSAIGTMIELLAGIMIGDLTSPEVLDYLGTTTLAPFHGELIIAMSPEAFAKGRPGDPFARAETLFEAIVGQGARLPSQRRFVARKTSETAGVTLTAAEMEQLDRLLDKGLDAVS
- a CDS encoding aldehyde dehydrogenase (NADP(+)), with the translated sequence MAFTPNGKHLVAGQWLDGNGTFTSSPAHGPAHAFAVGTVELVNRAAEAAEEAFLSYGYSSRATRAAFLRAIADEIEARADAITEIGTQETGLPVARLQGERGRTTGQLRLFADHVEKGEYLDRRFDAALPERQPLPRQEIRLIQRPIGPVAVFGASNFPLAFSTAGGDTAAALAAGCPVVVKGHSAHPGTGEIVAEAVLAAIEKTGVHPGVFSLIQGGNRQVGEAVVQHPLIKAVGFTGSLAGGRALFNLCAARPEPIPFFGELGSVNPMFLLPEAVKARAEGLGQGWAGSLTMGAGQFCTNPGIAIVADGPDADRFTAAAVEALGKVGAQTMLTDGIAKAYHDGQARFESRNTVKPLFTTQSAGRDALPNLFEISGEQFLADHALSEEVFGPLGLVVRVGSVDEMERLARNFEGQLTATIHMDAGDLEDAKRLRPVLERKAGRVLVNGFPTGVEVVDSMVHGGPYPASTNFGATSVGTMSIRRFLRPVSYQNMPEGLLPEDFLN
- a CDS encoding ABC transporter substrate-binding protein codes for the protein MKKTSVLAFGLVAATALTSPAKADKLDDIISSGTLRCAVVLDFPPMGARDENNNPIGFDVDYCNDLAKALGVTAEIVETPFPERIPALMSGRVDVGVASTSDTLERAKTVGMSIPYFAFEMAVTANDKSGIKSFEDMKGKTVGATAGTFEAIALEKTMKEFGAGEFRPYQTQADVFLALSQGQIDATVSTSTVAQATVKSGKFPGISVVGKAPYDIDYVALFTNREEYGLINYLNLFVNQQVRTGRYKELYEKWVGGELPSLSVDGVYR